Proteins encoded within one genomic window of Hevea brasiliensis isolate MT/VB/25A 57/8 chromosome 8, ASM3005281v1, whole genome shotgun sequence:
- the LOC110647244 gene encoding cytochrome P450 93A3 has translation MQINNPLHFYYKYKNTFSATIFFRLYFSKMVDIQDYTILFLVWLISTLLVRAIFLKTRAKPPLPPGPTAFPIIGHLHLLRPIPHQALHNLSERYGPLFYLSFGSVPCVVVSSPEMAKEFLKNHEMSFCNRPSTVAVRCLTYGASDFSFAPYGPYWKFMKQICMSQLLGGQTLDRFLDVRQEEIEVFLKLMLQKGQEGKEVNLGEELMTLANNIISRMTMSKRCSTTDDEAGDVRKLIEEVGVITGKFNFQDYIWFCKNIDVQGFGKRIKKVQVRLDSMMESILKEHEEARMKKKNGKTSENGELGDDFSKDLVNILLDIMEDESSEMRLSRESVKAFILEMFTTGTGTSAGVIQWAMAELINHQNIFKKAREEIDSFVGKKRHLKESDIPSLPYLQAIVKETLRLHPSGPLFTRESTQDCNIGGYHIPPNTRLLVNVWAIGRDPNYWENPMEFQPERFMGSSVIDVRGQHYHLLPFGSGRRSCPGTSLALQVIHTTLGSMIQCFDWKVVNGESVDMSEAAGISLLMEKPLMCVPVARSQCKEIMG, from the exons ATGCAAATAAATAATCCCTTGCATTTTTATTACAAGTATAAGAACACTTTCTCTGCTACAATATTCTTTCGTCTATACTTTTCAAAAATGGTGGACATCCAAGACTACACCATTCTCTTTCTTGTTTGGTTAATTTCAACCCTCCTGGTTCGAGCCATCTTCTTGAAAACACGAGCAAAACCACCTCTCCCACCGGGTCCTACAGCATTTCCAATCATAGGACACCTTCACCTTCTCCGTCCGATCCCTCATCAGGCACTACACAATCTCTCAGAACGCTATGGTCCCTTATTTTACCTTTCCTTTGGTTCCGTTCCTTGTGTCGTTGTCTCTTCTCCTGAAATGGCGAAAGAGTTCCTGAAAAATCATGAAATGTCCTTCTGCAATCGCCCGTCAACTGTGGCGGTTCGATGCTTGACTTATGGTGCATCTGACTTCAGTTTTGCTCCTTATGGTCCTTACTGGAAGTTCATGAAGCAAATATGCATGAGTCAGCTTCTTGGTGGACAAACCCTAGATCGGTTTCTTGATGTCAGGCAAGAAGAAATCGAAGTTTTCTTGAAATTAATGTTGCAGAAGGGTCAAGAAGGGAAGGAAGTTAATCTTGGTGAAGAGTTAATGACCCTCGCAAACAATATAATCTCGAGAATGACCATGAGCAAGAGGTGTTCAACTACAGATGATGAGGCTGGGGATGTGAGGAAATTGATTGAAGAGGTTGGTGTGATTACAGGGAAGTTCAACTTTCAAGATTATATTTGGTTTTGCAAGAATATAGATGTACAAGGATTTGGGAAGAGGATTAAGAAAGTGCAAGTGAGATTGGATTCAATGATGGAAAGTATCCTGAAAGAGCATGAAGAGGcaaggatgaagaagaagaatggcaagACAAGTGAAAATGGTGAATTGGGTGATGATTTCAGCAAGGATCTTGTTAATATATTGCTGGATATCATGGAAGATGAAAGCTCAGAGATGAGACTTTCCAGGGAGAGTGTCAAAGCCTTTATCCTG GAGATGTTTACTACGGGCACAGGAACATCTGCAGGTGTAATCCAATGGGCAATGGCAGAGCTGATAAACCATCAAAATATATTCAAGAAAGCAAGAGAAGAAATCGATTCCTTTGTTGGAAAGAAAAGGCATCTCAAGGAATCAGATATTCCAAGCCTACCTTACCTTCAAGCCATTGTGAAGGAGACCCTGAGGCTGCACCCATCAGGTCCATTATTCACCAGAGAATCAACTCAAGACTGCAACATTGGAGGCTACCACATTCCTCCTAACACAAGACTCCTTGTCAATGTGTGGGCAATTGGAAGAGATCCCAATTACTGGGAAAACCCAATGGAGTTTCAGCCAGAGAGATTCATGGGTAGTAGTGTAATTGATGTTAGAGGCCAACATTACCATCTTTTGCCATTTGGGAGTGGAAGAAGAAGCTGCCCTGGAACTTCTTTAGCATTACAAGTTATCCATACTACACTAGGAAGTATGATCCAATGCTTTGATTGGAAGGTCGTCAATGGAGAGTCCGTAGACATGAGCGAAGCTGCTGGGATCTCTCTCTTGATGGAAAAACCTCTGATGTGTGTCCCTGTAGCACGTTCACAGTGCAAGGAGATCATGGGTTGA
- the LOC110647253 gene encoding clustered mitochondria protein, protein MAGKSNKGRNRRGSNNTANSSESVVSASAPLKDNLTASESGKADANGAPALSEPSNAVQDGKESETTNSPDGPKQGELHLYPVSVTAQSGEKLELQLNPGDSVMDIRQFLLDAPETCFFTCYDLLLRTKDGTTHQLEDYNEISEVADITTGGCSLEMVAAPYDDRSIRAHVHRTRELLSLSTLHASLSTSLALEYENKASSSDTVKAEVPELDGLGFMEDVAGSLGKLLSSSSKEIKCVESIVFSSFNPPPSYRRLVGDLIYLDVVTLEGNKYCITGTTKSFYVNSSTGNVLDPRPSKATSEATTLIGLLQKISSKFKKAFREILERKASAHPFENVQSLLPPNSWLGSYPIPDHRRDAARAEDALTLSYGSELIGMQRDWNEELQSCREFPHTTPQERILRDRALYKVTSDFVDAAINGAIGVISRCIPPINPTDPECFHMYVHNNIFFSFAVDADLEQLSKKHTKDINSKTESITSSQNSSEKVSNDLTHEDSGISNGGCDGSTTVEGNGVVESTPLLSSDTQLAESEQATYASANNDLKGTKAYQEADVPGLYNLAMAIIDYRGHRVVAQSVLPGILQGDKSDSLLYGSVDNGKKICWNEEFHSKVLEAAKRLHLKEHEVVDGSGNVFKLAAPVECKGIVGSDDRHYLLDLMRVTPRDANYNGPGSRFCILRPELIAAFCQAESVKRSKSKPKSEDEAHATADSSEVAGVDEQVKPVANLPAPSADSQEITQKGKVEMVEECASVPSGSCESNDEILFNPNVFTEFKLAGSPEEIAKDEENVGKASSYLADTVLPKFIQDLCTLEVSPMDGQTLTEALHAHGINVRYIGRVAEGTKHLPHLWDLCSNEIVVRSAKHILKDVLRDTEDQDLGSAISHFFNCFFGNCQAVGIKVAANSSQPRSQKKDQVGHQSSGKSSRGQTRWKGASARKNQSSYMSVSSETLWSEIKEFAKLKYQFELPEDARSRVNKISVIRNVCQKVGVTIAARKYDLNAVAPFQTSDILDLKPVVKHSVPVCSEAKDLVETGKVQLAEGMLSEAYTLFSEAFSILQQVTGPMHREVANCCRYLAMVLYHAGDMGGAIIQQHKELIINERCLGLDHPDTAHSYGNMALFYHGLNQTELALRHMSRALLLLSLSSGPDHPDVAATFINVAMMYQDIGKMNTALRYLQEALKKNERLLGEEHIQTAVCYHALAIAFNCMGAFKLSHQHEKKTYDILVKQLGEEDSRTRDSQNWMKTFKMRELQMNAQKQKGQALNATSAQKAIDILKAHPDLIQAFQAAAAAGGSGSSSASVNKSLNAAIIGETLPRGRGVDERAARAAAEVRKKAAARGLLIRPHGVPVQALPPLTQLLNIINSGMTPDAVDNEEANSVKKEANGQPSDGAVDTKKDEIPAPEDPAPVGLGKGLASLDTKKQKSKPKAAA, encoded by the exons ATGGCGGGGAAATCTAATAAAGGGAGGAACCGGAGGGGTTCAAATAACACAGCAAATTCCTCTGAGTCGGTGGTGTCTGCCAGTGCTCCTTTGAAAGATAACCTAACTGCTTCAGAGTCTGGCAAAGCTGATGCTAACGGAGCACCGGCTTTGAGTGAACCAAGTAACGCTGTACAAGATGGAAAGGAGTCTGAAACCACAAATTCACCGGATGGACCAAAGCAAG GTGAGCTTCATCTGTATCCTGTCTCTGTCACAGCACAGAGTGGCGAGAAGCTTGAGCTGCAG TTGAACCCTGGAGATTCTGTCATGGACATAAGACAATTCCTTCTTGATGCTCCTGAGACATGTTTCTTCACATGCTATGACTTGCTGCTGCGCACAAAAGATGGTACAACTCATCAGCTTGAAGATTATAATGAGATCTCTGAAGTAGCGGACATTACTACTGGTGGTTGCTCCTTGGAGATGGTTGCTG CTCCTTATGATGATAGATCAATCAGGGCTCATGTCCACCGCACAAGAGAATTGCTTTCACTTTCCACACTTCATGCTTCACTTTCCACGTCACTTGCATTAGAGTATGAAAACAAGGCTTCAAGTTCAG ATACTGTGAAAGCTGAAGTCCCTGAGCTTGATGGGCTGGGATTTATGGAGGATGTTGCTGGCTCACTTGGTAAATTGCTATCATCTTCATCAAAAGAGATCAAATGTGTGGAGAGTATTGTGTTTTCGTCATTCAATCCTCCCCCAAGCTATAGAAG gcttGTTGGAGATTTAATATATTTGGATGTAGTGACATTGGAAGGTAATAAGTATTGTATTACTGGAACCACAAAATCGTTTTATGTCAATTCAAGCACAGGCAATGTCCTTGACCCAAGGCCTAGTAAAGCTACTTCTGAAGCCACAACCCTTATTGGACTCCTGCAAAAAATCAGCTCCAAGTTCAAAAAAG CATTTCGTGAAATTTTGGAGCGGAAGGCCTCTGCACATCCTTTTGAAAATGTTCAATCTCTTCTGCCACCAAATTCATGGCTAGGATCATATCCAATTCCTG ATCACAGACGTGATGCAGCCAGAGCAGAGGATGCACTGACTCTTTCATATGGTAGTGAGCTGATTGGCATGCAAAGAGATTGGAATGAGGAGTTGCAATCTTGTCGAGAGTTTCCCCATACAACACCTCAGGAAAG gaTCTTGCGTGATAGGGCTCTCTATAAAGTCACTTCTGATTTTGTTGATGCGGCAATTAATGGCGCTATTGGAGTTATCAGCCGATGTATCCCCCCCATAAATCCAACTGATCCAGAGTGCTTTCATAT GTATGTTCACAACAATATATTCTTCAGTTTTGCTGTGGATGCGGACCTTGAGCAGCTGTCTAAGAAGCATACTAAAGATATTAATTCAAAGACAGAGAGCATTACTTCTTCACAAAATTCATCCGAAAAGGTATCAAATGATTTGACACACGAGGACAGTGGTATTTCCAATGGGGGATGTGATGGATCAACTACAGTAGAAGGTAATGGAGTTGTGGAATCAACTCCTTTATTGTCTTCTGACACCCAGTTGGCAGAGAGTGAGCAGGCTACATATGCCTCTGCAAACAATGATCTGAAAGGGACCAAGGCCTACCAGGAAGCAGATGTCCCTGGACTGTATAACCTTGCCATGGCCATAATTGATTACAGGGGTCATAGAGTGGTAGCACAG AGTGTTTTGCCTGGAATTCTTCAAGGGGATAAGTCAGACTCCCTTCTATATGGATCTGTTGACAATGGCAAGAAAATAtgctggaatgaagaatttcatTCCAAG GTACTGGAAGCTGCCAAACGCCTCCATCTAAAGGAGCATGAAGTTGTAGATGGATCTGGAAATGTTTTCAAATTAGCTGCACCAGTAGAATGTAAAGGCATTGTTGGTAGTGATGACAG GCACTATCTTCTGGACTTGATGAGAGTAACTCCCCGTGATGCAAACTACAATGGACCAGGATCccgattttgtattttgagacctGAACTGATTGCTGCCTTTTGCCAG GCTGAATCTGTAAAGAGATCAAAGAGTAAGCCTAAATCTGAGGATGAGGCTCATGCAACTGCAGATTCTTCTGAAGTTGCTGGTGTTGATGAACAGGTGAAACCTGTGGCAAACTTGCCTGCACCTTCTGCTGATAGTCAG GAGATAACGCAAAAAGGGAAGGTTGAGATGGTTGAAGAATGTGCTTCTGTTCCTTCTGGAAGTTGTGAATCAAATGATGAAATACTTTTTAACCCTAATGTTTTTACCGAGTTTAAGCTTGCTGGGAGTCCAGAG GAGATAGCGAAGGATGAAGAAAATGTGGGGAAAGCTAGTTCTTATCTTGCAGATACTGTGCTTCCAAAATTCATCCAAGATCTTTGCACACTTGAAGTGTCACCCATGGATGGGCAGACTCTTACTGAAGCACTGCATGCACATGGAATTAATGTTCGCTATATTGGAAGG GTTGCTGAAGGAACGAAACATTTACCTCATTTGTGGGATCTTTGTTCTAATGAGATTGTAGTCAGATCTGCTAAGCACATCCTCAAG GATGTATTGAGAGATACAGAAGATCAAGATCTTGGTTCAGCAATCTCACATTTTTTCAACTGTTTCTTTGGAAATTGTCAAGCTGTTGGAATAAAAGTTGCTGCTAATAGTTCACAGCCAAGATCACAAAAGAAA GACCAAGTTGGCCATCAATCATCTGGAAAATCATCTAGGGGCCAAACAAGGTGGAAAGGAGCATCGGCAAGAAAGAATCAATCCTCGTATATGAGTGTCAGCTCAGAGACTTTGTGGTCTGAAATTAAGGAATTTGCAAAACTCAAATATCAG TTTGAGTTGCCAGAGGATGCAAGGTCACGGGTGAACAAAATTTCAGTTATTCGTAATGTTTGCCAAAAG GTGGGGGTTACAATTGCAGCTCGCAAATATGATCTTAATGCTGTAGCACCTTTCCAAACATCAGATATCTTAGATCTGAAACCTGTAGTGAAGCATTCTGTTCCAGTATGCTCAGAAGCTAAGGATCTTGTGGAAACAGGAAAAGTTCAATTGGCTGAG GGTATGCTTAGTGAAGCCTATACATTATTCTCCGAGGCGTTTTCCATTCTTCAACAG GTGACTGGTCCAATGCATCGGGAGGTTGCCAACTGTTGTAG GTATCTTGCCATGGTTTTGTATCATGCTGGAGACATGGGTGGAGCAATAATACAACAGCACAAGGAATTAATCATAAATGAACGTTGCCTGGGATTAGACCATCCTGATACTGCTCACAG CTATGGCAATATGGCTCTTTTCTACCATGGACTTAACCAGACAGAACTTGCACTGCGGCACATGTCCCGTGCGCTGCTCTTACTGAGTTTGTCATCTGGCCCAGATCATCCTGATGTAGCTGCAACTTTTATAAATGTTGCAATGATGTACCAGGACATTGGAAAGATGAACACGGCTCTTCGTTATTTGCAAGAGGCCTTGAAAAAGAATGAGAGACTTCTAGGAGAGGAGCATATCCAAACTGCTGTATGTTATCATGCTCTTGCCATTGCATTTAACTGTATGGGCGCATTCAAGCTCTCACACCAG CATGAGAAGAAGACCTATGATATACTTGTCAAGCAACTTGGTGAAGAGGACTCAAGGACACGAGACTCCCAAAACTGGATGAAGACATTTAAGATGCGTGAACTTCAG ATGAATGCACAGAAGCAGAAAGGCCAGGCTCTGAATGCAACTTCTGCTCAGAAAGCAATTGATATCTTGAAG GCTCATCCTGACTTGATACAGGCATTCCAAGCTGCTGCTGCAGCTGGAGGATCTGGCAGTTCTAGTGCTTCTGTCAACAAATCCCTAAATGCAGCAATAATTGGGGAGACACTTCCGCGGGGCAGAGGAGTCGATGAAAGGGCTGCTCGGGCTGCAGCAGAAGTTAGGAAGAAAGCAGCAGCTAGAGGCCTCTTGATTCGCCCACATGGTGTTCCTGTCCAAGCTTTGCCACCACTTACTCAGCTCCTAAACATCATTAATTCAGGGATGACCCCTGATGCAGTTGACAACGAGGAAGCAAATAGTGTGAAGAAGGAAGCCAATGGTCAACCTTCTGATGGGGCTGTAGATACaaaaaaagatgaaataccagcaCCGGAAGATCCGGCTCCTGTTGGATTGGGCAAGGGCTTAGCGTCGTTGGACACCAAGAAGCAGAAATCAAAACCAAAAGCTGCGGCTTAA
- the LOC110647254 gene encoding putative lipid-transfer protein DIR1, which translates to MKVSGAKTLPLLVFVVVMTGLVEQGKGHACANTFFSALVQMIPCRAAVAPSRPIPPSEACCNAVKSLGQPCLCVLLNGPPISGVDRNMALQLPDKCFANFEPCEITRK; encoded by the exons ATGAAGGTTTCTGGTGCTAAGACCCTGCCGCTGCTGGTTTTTGTGGTGGTGATGACAGGATTGGTGGAGCAAGGGAAAGGCCATGCTTGTGCTAACACTTTCTTCTCAGCACTTGTTCAAATGATACCTTGCAGGGCAGCAGTTGCTCCTTCTAGGCCAATTCCACCAAGTGAAGCCTGTTGCAATGCTGTGAAATCTCTTGGTCAACCTTGTCTGTGTGTGCTTCTAAATGGCCCTCCAATTTCTGGTGTTGACAGGAACATGGCCTTGCAGCTTCCTGACAAATGCTTTGCCAACTTTGAACCAT GTGAAATTACAAGGAAGTAG
- the LOC110647247 gene encoding cytochrome P450 705A22-like codes for MAIIRDIQFYFIVVFLWLLSRLLLQHLFKKPTTKPNLHLPPSPPALPFIGHVHLLSPVVSKCFHYLSSKHGPLLYLRLGSRPLLLVSSASYAAEIFKTNDLAFSAKPKTPFDDGLLFGNAGFITAPYGDYWRFMKKLCVTELLGASQLERSRGVRREELRRFLHNLVEKASKNESVDVGQELMKLTNNTICRMVMSTRCSEEDDEAQTCRELLEESIALAGKLVIATMLGPLKRLGYWVNRKQIEDVPRRFNELLEKILKEHEERAKRESGERKDKDLMDILLTVYQDENAEFRISRSQMKAFFLDLFIGGTDTAANTMQWLMAELINHPNIFKKLREEIESVVGANRLVHDSDIPNLHYLQAVVKETLRLYPLLPAIPRECREDCKIGGFDIPKETAVMINAYSIMRDPELWDNPNEFYPERFLQEQENQKETKKQNFNFVPFGGGRRICPGSQLALSVMNITVASMVQCFDWKLAGDEGKVNMEAKAGMILSMEHPLLCLPMIHFNPVSA; via the exons ATGGCAATCATCCGCGATATCCAATTCTACTTCATCGTCGTCTTTCTATGGCTACTCTCAAGACTTCTCCTTCAACACCTCTTCAAGAAACCCACCACCAAGCCAAATCTCCACCTTCCTCCAAGCCCACCTGCTCTTCCATTCATAGGTCACGTTCACCTCCTCAGCCCAGTGGTGTCCAAATGCTTCCATTATCTCTCTTCTAAACATGGCCCTCTCCTCTATCTCCGTCTTGGCTCTCGTCCCCTTCTTCTCGTCTCATCAGCATCATATGCAGCTGAGATCTTCAAAACAAATGATCTCGCCTTCTCAGCAAAACCCAAAACTCCTTTCGATGATGGGCTACTATTTGGAAACGCAGGCTTTATTACTGCTCCTTATGGGGATTACTGGAGGTTCATGAAGAAACTTTGCGTAACTGAATTGCTAGGAGCATCACAGCTTGAACGATCTCGTGGTGTTCGACGCGAAGAACTTAGGCGTTTCTTGCATAATCTGGTTGAGAAAGCTTCCAAGAATGAGAGTGTTGATGTGGGTCAGGAGTTGATGAAGCTGACAAATAACACTATATGCAGGATGGTAATGAGCACAAGGTGTTCAGAGGAAGATGATGAGGCTCAGACGTGCAGAGAACTGTTGGAAGAATCGATCGCTCTAGCTGGAAAGCTGGTTATAGCTACCATGTTAGGACCTCTGAAAAGATTAGGTTATTGGGTGAATAGAAAACAGATAGAGGATGTACCAAGACGGTTCAATGAGTTGCTTGAAAAGATATTGAAGGAGCATGAAGAGAGAGCAAAGAGAGAGAGTGGTGAGAGAAAGGATAAGGATTTGATGGATATTCTCTTGACAGTATATCAAGATGAAAATGCAGAGTTTAGGATATCCAGAAGCCAGATGAAGGCCTTCTTTCTG GATCTCTTCATTGGAGGGACTGATACTGCAGCAAATACCATGCAGTGGTTGATGGCAGAACTCATCAATCATCCTAATATTTTCAAGAAGCTAAGAGAGGAGATAGAGTCAGTTGTTGGAGCAAATAGACTAGTACATGATTCTGATATTCCAAATCTCCATTATTTGCAAGCTGTAGTGAAGGAAACATTGAGACTCTATCCATTGTTACCTGCAATACCTAGAGAATGCAGAGAAGATTGTAAGATTGGAGGATTTGATATACCTAAAGAAACTGCAGTAATGATCAATGCATATTCCATAATGAGGGATCCAGAATTGTGGGATAATCCTAATGAGTTCTACCCAGAGAGATTCTTGCAAGAACAAGAAAACCAAAAGGAAACTAAGAAGCAAAACTTTAATTTTGTTCCATTTGGTGGGGGAAGGAGAATATGCCCTGGTTCACAATTAGCCCTCAGTGTAATGAATATTACTGTGGCATCAATGGTTCAATGCTTTGATTGGAAGCTTGCGGGAGATGAAGGAAAGGTTAATATGGAAGCTAAAGCAGGCATGATTCTGAGCATGGAACATCCACTTCTGTGCCTTCCTATGATTCATTTCAACCCAGTTTCTGCCTAA
- the LOC110647243 gene encoding uncharacterized protein LOC110647243: protein MCGARESRIIITRSSEEAAMVSSASTSCVLKGLSLTESWSLLKQIVFQGQEPQSPYVVKNGKLIVGKCNGLIPFAIKKIEGLLYLKNPETEWLQNELSRMTQQEDDILPTFQ from the coding sequence ATGTGTGGTGCAAGGGAAAGCAGGATAATAATAACAAGAAGCTCTGAAGAGGCAGCTATGGTATCTAGCGCATCAACATCATGTGTTCTAAAAGGGTTGTCTCTAACTGAATCTTGGTCTTTGCTCAAGCAAATTGTTTTTCAAGGGCAAGAACCACAAAGCCCATATGTAGTAAAGAATGGAAAACTGATTGTAGGAAAATGTAATGGACTAATTCCGTTTGCAATAAAGAAAATAGAAGGCCTGTTGTACTTAAAAAATCCAGAAACTGAGTGGCTGCAAAACGAACTCTCAAGAATGACTCAACAAGAAGATGATATTTTGCCTACGTTTCAATGA